The Equus quagga isolate Etosha38 chromosome 12, UCLA_HA_Equagga_1.0, whole genome shotgun sequence genome includes a region encoding these proteins:
- the ACBD3 gene encoding Golgi resident protein GCP60 isoform X1, with protein MAAVLNAERLEVSVDGLTLSPDPEERPGAEGAPLLPPPLPPPSPPGAGRGPGAAGEQPELGEAAAGGAAEEARRLEQRWGFGLEELYGLALRFFKEKDGKAFHPTYEEKLKLVALHKQVLLGPYNPDTCPEVGFFDVLGNDRRREWAALGNMSKEDAMVEFVKLLNRCCHLFSTYVASHKIEKEEQEKKRKEEEERRRREEEERERVQKEEEKRRREEEERLRREEEERRRIEEERLRLEQQKQQIMAALNSQTAVQFQQYAAQQYPGNYEQQQILIRQLQEQHYQQYMQQLYQVQLAQQQAALQKQQEVAVAGASLPASSKVNAAAPSDMLSVNGQAKTHTDNSEKELEPEAAEEALENGPKESLPVIAAPSMWTRPQIKDFKEKIRQDADSVITVGRGEVVTVRVPTHEEGSYLFWEFATDNYDIGFGVYFEWTDSPNTAVSVHVSESSDDDEDEEENISSEEKAKKNANKPLLDEIVPVYRRDCHEEVYAGSHQYPGRGVYLLKFDNSYSLWRSKSVYYRVYYTR; from the exons ATGGCGGCGGTGCTGAACGCAGAGCGCCTGGAGGTCTCCGTCGACGGCCTCACGCTCAGCCCGGACCCGGAGGAGCGGCCCGGCGCGGAGGGCGccccgctgctgccgccgccgctgccgccgccttCGCCTCCCGGGGCGGGCCGGGGCCCGGGCGCCGCCGGGGAGCAGCCGGAGCTCGGGGAGGCGGCGGCCGGGGGCGCGGCGGAGGAGGCGCGGCGGCTGGAGCAGCGCTGGGGCTTCGGCCTGGAGGAGCTGTACGGCCTGGCGCTGCGCTTCTTCAAAG aaAAAGATGGCAAAGCATTTCATCCAACTTACGAAGAAAAACTGAAGCTTGTGGCACTGCATAAGCAGGTTCTTCTGGGTCCATATAATCCAGACACTTGTCCTGAGGTTGGATTTTTTGACGTGTTGGGGAATGACAGGAG GAGAGAgtgggcagccctgggaaacaTGTCTAAAGAGGACGCCATGGTAGAGTTTGTCAAGCTCCTAAACAGGTGTTGCCATCTCTTCTCGACATATGTTGCATCccacaaaatagagaaggaagagcaagagaaaaaaag gaaggaggaggaggagcgaaGGCGGcgtgaagaggaagaaagagaacgtgtgcaaaaggaggaagagaaacgcagaagagaagaagaagaaaggcttcggcgggaggaggaggagaggaggcggATAGAGGAAGAGAGGCTTCGGTTGGAGCAGCAAAA gCAGCAGATAATGGCAGCCTTAAACTCCCAGACTGCCGTGCAGTTCCAGCAGTACGCAGCCCAGCAGTATCCAGGGAACTACGAGCAGCAGCAGATTCTCATCCGCCAGTTGCAGGAGCAGCACTATCAGCAGTATATGCAGCAGTTGTATCAAGTCCAGCTTGCACAGCAACAG GCAGCATTGCAGAAGCAACAGGAAGTAGCAGTAGCTGGGGCTTCTTTGCCTGCATCATCAAAAGTGAATGCAGCTGCACCGAGTGATATGCTGTCAGTTAATGGACAGGCCAAAACCCACACTGACAACTCTGAAAAAGAACTTGAACCAGAAGCTGCAGAAGAAGCCCTGGAGAATGGACCAAAAG AATCTCTTCCAGTAATAGCAGCTCCATCCATGTGGACACGACCCCAGATCAAAGACTTTAAAGAGAAGATTCGGCAGGATGCGGATTCCGTGATTACGGTGGGCCGAGGAGAAGTGGTCACTGTTCGAGTACCCACCCATGAAGAAGGATCGTATCTCTTTTGGGAATTTGCTACAGACAATTATGACATTGGGTTTGGGGTATATTTTGAATGGACAGACTCTCCAAACACTGCTGTCAGCGTGCATGTCAGTGAGTCCAGCGATGACGACGAGGACGAGGAAG AAAACATCAGTTCTGAagagaaagccaaaaaaaatGCCAACAAGCCTCTGCTGGATGAGATTGTGCCTGTGTACCGACGGGACTGTCATGAAGAAGTGTATGCCGGCAGCCACCAATATCCAGGGAGAGGAGTCTATCTCCTCAAGTTTGACAACTCCTATTCTTTGTGGAGGTCAAAATCAGTCTACTACAGAGTCTATTATACTAGATAA
- the ACBD3 gene encoding Golgi resident protein GCP60 isoform X2, with protein MFSFREAEDKMTWLEKDGKAFHPTYEEKLKLVALHKQVLLGPYNPDTCPEVGFFDVLGNDRRREWAALGNMSKEDAMVEFVKLLNRCCHLFSTYVASHKIEKEEQEKKRKEEEERRRREEEERERVQKEEEKRRREEEERLRREEEERRRIEEERLRLEQQKQQIMAALNSQTAVQFQQYAAQQYPGNYEQQQILIRQLQEQHYQQYMQQLYQVQLAQQQAALQKQQEVAVAGASLPASSKVNAAAPSDMLSVNGQAKTHTDNSEKELEPEAAEEALENGPKESLPVIAAPSMWTRPQIKDFKEKIRQDADSVITVGRGEVVTVRVPTHEEGSYLFWEFATDNYDIGFGVYFEWTDSPNTAVSVHVSESSDDDEDEEGRTMENISSEEKAKKNANKPLLDEIVPVYRRDCHEEVYAGSHQYPGRGVYLLKFDNSYSLWRSKSVYYRVYYTR; from the exons ATGTTTTCCTTTCGTGAGGCTGAAGATAAAATGACATGGTTAG aaAAAGATGGCAAAGCATTTCATCCAACTTACGAAGAAAAACTGAAGCTTGTGGCACTGCATAAGCAGGTTCTTCTGGGTCCATATAATCCAGACACTTGTCCTGAGGTTGGATTTTTTGACGTGTTGGGGAATGACAGGAG GAGAGAgtgggcagccctgggaaacaTGTCTAAAGAGGACGCCATGGTAGAGTTTGTCAAGCTCCTAAACAGGTGTTGCCATCTCTTCTCGACATATGTTGCATCccacaaaatagagaaggaagagcaagagaaaaaaag gaaggaggaggaggagcgaaGGCGGcgtgaagaggaagaaagagaacgtgtgcaaaaggaggaagagaaacgcagaagagaagaagaagaaaggcttcggcgggaggaggaggagaggaggcggATAGAGGAAGAGAGGCTTCGGTTGGAGCAGCAAAA gCAGCAGATAATGGCAGCCTTAAACTCCCAGACTGCCGTGCAGTTCCAGCAGTACGCAGCCCAGCAGTATCCAGGGAACTACGAGCAGCAGCAGATTCTCATCCGCCAGTTGCAGGAGCAGCACTATCAGCAGTATATGCAGCAGTTGTATCAAGTCCAGCTTGCACAGCAACAG GCAGCATTGCAGAAGCAACAGGAAGTAGCAGTAGCTGGGGCTTCTTTGCCTGCATCATCAAAAGTGAATGCAGCTGCACCGAGTGATATGCTGTCAGTTAATGGACAGGCCAAAACCCACACTGACAACTCTGAAAAAGAACTTGAACCAGAAGCTGCAGAAGAAGCCCTGGAGAATGGACCAAAAG AATCTCTTCCAGTAATAGCAGCTCCATCCATGTGGACACGACCCCAGATCAAAGACTTTAAAGAGAAGATTCGGCAGGATGCGGATTCCGTGATTACGGTGGGCCGAGGAGAAGTGGTCACTGTTCGAGTACCCACCCATGAAGAAGGATCGTATCTCTTTTGGGAATTTGCTACAGACAATTATGACATTGGGTTTGGGGTATATTTTGAATGGACAGACTCTCCAAACACTGCTGTCAGCGTGCATGTCAGTGAGTCCAGCGATGACGACGAGGACGAGGAAGGTAGAACCATGG AAAACATCAGTTCTGAagagaaagccaaaaaaaatGCCAACAAGCCTCTGCTGGATGAGATTGTGCCTGTGTACCGACGGGACTGTCATGAAGAAGTGTATGCCGGCAGCCACCAATATCCAGGGAGAGGAGTCTATCTCCTCAAGTTTGACAACTCCTATTCTTTGTGGAGGTCAAAATCAGTCTACTACAGAGTCTATTATACTAGATAA